The DNA segment ATGCCGGTGCTGTCGGACAGGAAGAAGACCGGGACGACGGTGTCGGCATCCGGCGGCCGCACGGCGGGAGCCGGCTCGGTCACCGCGCTCTCCGGCCAGGGGCCGGGGGTCCCACCCGCGGGACGGAACTCATCGCTGCACTCCTGAGGTCACGCGTCGTTGCATGCCGGACCAGGTGGTCGGCAGTGAGTATCACCTGTTGCCGGTCCCCGGCCAGCTGGCCGCCGACCTCCGGGGCACCCGCACACGGTCGAGCAGCCAGAGGACCCCGGCCCCGACGGCGGCGCCGAGCAGCCAGCCGACGAGGACGTCGCTGAGCCAGTGGGCCCCCAGGTAGACCATGCTCAGCCCGGTGCCGACCGTGGCGAGGACGAGCAGGACGGCGACCAGCCGCCCGGTCCGGTCGGCCGCGCGGAGGCCGAACAGGACCACCGGCGTCGCGGCCGCCGCGGTCATGGCGGCGATGGACGAGGGCATCGCCAGCCCGGAGCTGGTCACCAGCGACAGGTCCTGCGGCGGCCGGGCGCGCCCGACGAGCTCCTTGCCGACGTCGGCGAGGGCCACGGCGAGCACGGCGGCCACCAGTGCGGACACGGACACCCGCCAGGCGTGGAACACCCAGGCGAACACGACGCAGAGCGCGAACGCGGCGAGGTAGGTCAACGGGCTCATCCCGACGGTCATCAGCCCACGGGTCACCCCGTCGACCCAGCCGACGCGGTGGGCCGCGACGACCTGGAGGAGTTCCCGGTCCCAGTCCATGCGCCAGTATCGCCCGACCGGGGGCCCTCCTGACCAGGGCGACCGACCGGCTCCCCTCCGTCGGCCGGAGGAGCCGCGCAGCCGGAGGCCCCCTGCGGGCCGTTGCGATGACATCGTGGCGCCCGACCTACCGATGCAGGGGGGCGAGGATGGGTCGACCCGATGACATGCGGGACGTCTGCCTGGCCCGGGTGCCGGTCGTCACGGAGGCGGAGCTGGCCGAGCACCTCCGGGCACGGGGCCGGCGCGTCGTCGAGCACCGCAGCCGCTGGTGGCGGCAGATCGTGCCGGGCTTCTACCGGCCCGTGCACGACATGGCCCGGTTGACCGCACGGGAGGCGACCCGCCCGACGGCCGCGTGCTGGGGCTACCAGGCGTGCCTCGCCGACGACGACGCCGGCCACGCGAACGCCGCCGTCCCGGCGCACGTGATCTCCGACCTGGCCGGCTTCGACGAGGCGGCGCTGCCCAAGACCCGTCGGCACGCCCTGCGGAAGGTCCGCGAACGGGCTGAGCTGGTCGAGCTCACCGGCCCCGCCGTGCTGCACGACCAGGGCTACGAGGTCCTGCGGTCCGCGCACGAGCGGACCGGGTACGGGCGGCTGCCGAGCCGGGAGGAGTTCCTCGCCGACCTGGCCCACCTGGGTGAGCCGGCGTCCGGTGTCGTGCTCGCCGGCATCGTCGACGGCCGGCTCGGCGGCTACCTGACCGGGCACGCGGTCGACGGCACGGCCTACGCCACGAGCAGCGTGGTGGCGACCTGGGCCCTGCGGGCCAACCTGGGCACCGGCCTGCACCACGAGTTCCTGCACGCCTGCCGCCGGGCCGGCGGGATCACCGAGGTCGTCGACGGGCTGCACGCCCGGGAGGACGAGGGCCTGTGCCGACACAAGGAGCTGCTGGGGGTCCCGCTGCGCCGGCTGCCGGCCCGGCTGGTCATGGTCCCGGGGGCGACGACGGTCATCCGCCGCCGGTCGCCGGACAAGTACTACCGGTTGAGCGGCCGGGGATGAACGACCCCGGCACCGAGGTGGTCCTCCCGGGCCCGCCCGCCCCGGCTCCGGCCCGGCGGCGGGGGCCGTGAGCCTGCCGGGTCCGCCCCGCGCGGCGCACCGGCCGGCGCTGGCGTCCCTCCACGTGCCGCTGTGGTCGATCGTCCAGGCCGGGGTCCAGATGGGCGTCGCCCTGCTCTCGGCCCGGTGGCTGGGCCCCGGCGACCGCGGGACCCTCGTCCTCGCCACGACCGTGGCCAGCCTGCTGCTGCTGGTCAGCAGTGTCGGCACCGGGGCGGCCTCTCGCGTCGTCCTGGCGGAGCCGGGCCGGTGGTGGACGTGGTCGCGGTACCTCCGGTTGGCCGCGGTGCTGACCGTCCCGCACCTCGTCCTCGCCGCCACGGTCGGGGTCTACCTCGTGACCGTGCTGTCGGGGGCCGGCGCCGGGGTGCGCGTCGCCTTCGTCGTCTACGCCGTGGCCGCCCTGGGTGCCCACCTCGTCCGCGAGGGCCTGCACGGGCTGGGCAGGCACCGGACGTCCATCGTCCTCGACGTCGTGGCCGCGGCGGCCCAGCTCGCCCTGGTGGCCGCCGCCCACGCCGCCGCCGTCTACTCGGCCACCACCGCGCTCGTCATCGCCGCCGCCTGCTACACCGGGGCGCTGCTGACCGGCGCCGTCATCGGTTGGCGGGCCGATGCGCACAGCCGGACCGTCGCCCCGGCGGTGGTGACCACCCGCGAGTGGTGGCACCGGGTCGGTGAGTCGCTCGCCTTCAGCCGGTTCGCCCTGGTTGCGGCGCTCGGTCAGTACTACGTCGTCAGCGGTGACCGCCTGGTCCTCGGCGCGCTGGGCCGGTCCGACCAGGTCGGCATCTACAGCGTCGCCTCGACCCTCGCCTCCCTCGCGGTGATGGCGGCACTGGCGCTGACCGCCCCGATCACCCGGAAGACCGCCGAACGCGGCAGCCTGCAGGCCTGGGAACGGGCGCACGTCCCGGTCCTGGCCCTGACCGGGGCGGCGGCCGTGGGCGTCGCCGTCGGGGGCTGGTTCGCCATCCCGCTGCTGCTCGGGCCGGAGTTCGACCAGGCGCGCACGCTGCTCCCGGTGTTCTGCGCGGCTGCGGTGCCCTACGCCAGCTGCTCGATCGACGCGGCCGCCTCCGCCGGGCTCCGGGACCTGCGCACCGGGGCGGTGGCGGCGGTGGTGGGCAGCGTGGTCATGACGGCGCTGGCGACGGCCGGGTACGCCGCGTGGGGGACGCACGGCGTCGCCATCGCGGTGTTGGTCACCTACCTGGTGATGGCCTGCATCGCCCGGGTCCGGCTGCGGCGGGCCGCGACGGCCCTGGCCGCCCGGTGACCAGCTCCCCCCGCCCGGGCGGGGACGCGCCGGTGCGGCTGCTCTACGGCATCACCGTCGCGGGCTCGGCGGAGACGTTGCTGCGCGGCCAACTGGGCTGGTTCCGGAGCCGGGGGTGGGACGTCCACGTCGCCACGTCGCCCGGCCCGCTCCTCGACGTCGTCCGGGACCGCGAGGAGGTCGTCGTCCACCGCCTGCCGATGGAGCGGGAGATGGCCCCGGCGCACGACCTCCGGGCCCTGGCCCGGTGGACCGGTCTGCTCCGCCGGCTGCGCCCGGACGTGGTCAACGTGGGCACCCCCAAGGCCGCGCTGCTCGGCTGCCTCGCGGCCTGGCTGACCCGGGTGCCCGCCCGCGTCTACGTCATGCGCGGCCTGCGGCTCGAGGCCGCCGGGAGCCGGCCGACCCGAGTCGTGCTCTGGCTCGCCGAGCGGCTGACCATCGCGCTGGCCACCGACGTGGTGTGCGTCAGCCACAGCCTCCGTGACGAGGCCGTCGCCCGGCGGCTGTTCGGCCGGACGGACCACCCCCTGGTCCTGGGCAAGGGCAGCAGCAACGGCGTCGACCCCGACCGCTGGGACCCCGACCTGGCCGCCGTCGACCGGGAGGCCGTGCGGCAGGGGTGGCGGGTGGGACCGGCGGAGCTGGTCGTCGGTTTCGTCGGCCGGCTGACCCTGGACAAGGGCGTGGACACGCTGCTGGCTGCCGTCGCGGAACTCCCAGACCTCCCGCTCCGCCTCCTGCTCGTCGGTTCCCTGGACGATCCGCTGCTCGAGCCGGCCATCCGTGCCCTGGGGGACCGGGTGGTGCGCATCGAGGAGACCGACGACGTCGCGTCGGCCTACGCGGGGATGGACGTGCTGTGCCTGCCCACCCGGCGGGAGGGGCTGCCCAACGTGGTGCTGGAGGCCGCCCTGGCCGAGCTGCCGGCCATCACCACCACGGCCACCGGGGCGCGCGACGCCGTGGTCGACGGCGTGACAGGCTGGCTGGTCCCCCCGGGGGACGCCGGTGCCCTCAGCGCCGCGATCCGGGCCTGCGCGGCGTCGCCGGACCGTGCGCGCGAGCTCGGCCGGGCCGCCCGGGCGCGGGCCCTGGCGGACTTCGACCCGCAGACGATCTGGCGGGGCCTCGAGTCCGTCTACCTGGCCCGGCTCGAGGCAGCGCACCGTCCGCACGGACGGTGGCCCGGTCGAGGCCCCGCGGCCTAGCTGTAGTGCCCATGAGCGTTGTTGACGCTTGGTCGGGCTGATGACGTGAGGAGACCTCCGGGCGAAGGTGTGGGTGCTGACGCCTCACCGACGACCCGGAGGTCTCGTGTCTCACGCTAATGCCCGCCTGACGGTGCACGGCCGGGCGGAACTGGTCCGGCGGGTGGTCGAGCAGGGCCGCCCGGTCGCCCATGTGGTGGTCGAGCTGAACGTCTCCCGGGCCACCGGCTACAAGTGGCTCGCGCGCTGGCGGGCCGAAGGACCGGCGGGGTTGTTCGACCGGTCCAGTCGCGCCCATCGGCTGCCCCGGAAGACGCCGGCAGAGCTGGAGCAGCGGGTGCTGGCGCTGCGCGGCACCCGCAAGCTGGGCCCGGCCCGGATCGGCCCGCTGGTCGGGCTGGCGCCTTCCACGGTGCACGCGGTGCTGACCCGGCACGGCCTGCACCGGCTGGCCTGGCTGGACCGCCCGACGGGTGAGCTGGTCCGCCGTTACGAGCGCGCCCGCCCCGGCGAGCTGGTGCACGTCGATGTGAAGAAGCTCGGTGCGATCCGGGCCGGTGGCGGCTGGTGGGCCCACGGCCGCGGCTCGGCTCAGCACAACAACGCCCGGACCGAGCAGTTGGCCGGCCGGCGGGTCGGTTATGACTACGTGCACTGCGCGATCGATGACCACACCCGACTCGCCTACGCCGAGATCCATCCCGACGAGAAGGCCGTCACCTGCGCGGCGTTCCTGCACCGGGCCGCCGCCTGGTTCGCCGACCACGGCATCCCCCGGATCGAGCGGGTGATGACCGACAACGCGAAGGCCTACCGGATCAGCCATGCCTGGCGCGAGGCGCTGGCCGACCTCGGCGCGCAGCCACGGTTCACCCGCTCCTACCGCCCTCAGACCAACGGCAAGGCCGAGCGGTTCAACCGCACCCTGGCCGACGAGTGGGCCTACATCCGCCCCTTCACCAGCTCAGCCGACCGCGCCGCAGCCTTGCCCGGCTGGCTGCACACCTACAACCATCACCGCAGCCACACCGCACTCGGCGGACACCCACCGATCAGCCGCATCACCGTCAACAACGGTGCTGGGCACTACACCTAGCCGGGCGCGGGAGCGGAGGTGTCCGGTTGCAGCCGGTACACCGCCCACCGCGTGGCCCGGGCGTGCAGGACCAGTTGGGGGAACTCCGTCACCACGGCCGCGTGCACGGGGTTCAGGTACGCCAGGAAGACGGGATCCGTGCCGCCCTGCGGCACGTCGCAGACCCGGCGCAGCACGTGCCGCAGCGTCGTCGGACCGAAGGCGTTGTACACGCAGACCACCAGCGGCCCCCCGGGCAGGTCGTGGGCGGCCGCGTCGCCGTGCACGACGACCACGTCGGCGTCCTCCCCCCGCGTCGGCCGGCGCCGTGACCGCCACCTCCGGAGGTTCTCCTGGGCCTCCGCGACGAGGTGCTCGTCGAGCTCGACCCCGACGACCCGGCGATGCCCGCGCTGCGCCGCCAGGATCGCCGGGCGCCCCCGACCGGCACCCAGGTCGACGAAGGTCGACGAGCCGGGCGCGACCGGCACGGCCCGCATCATCCGCCACCACAGCAGGATGTTCGCGGGCTCGTACCCCTGCGGGTCACCGCCCACCGAGAGGTCCGCGACCCGGGACTCGTTGTGCACCCGCCCGCGGGTGCGGACGCCCGCTCGCCAGTCGAAGAGCACCTCGGCGACCAGGCTGGCAGCACGGAAGGCCTGCCGTCGCGCCGAGCGCACCGCGCGGTCGGTCACCGCGCTGACAGCCGGTGCCGCGGCGCCCGGACGGATCCGGCGGCTCACGCGGACGGGTCCTCCTCTCAGCCGGCGCGGCGCCCGAGCGCCCGGTAGGTCCAGCCGGCCGTCTCCCAGGCATCGCGGTCCAGGGCGTTGCGGCCGTCGAGCACCCGCTTCTGCTTCACCACCCTGCCGAACGCGACCGGGTCCAGCTCGCGGTACTGGGTCCACTCGGTCGACACGAGGACGGCGTCGGCCCGCTCGGCGGCCTCCTCCGGGGTGTCGGCGTAGTCCAGCTGCGGCCAGAGCCGGCGGCTGTTGTCGATCGCGGCCGGGTCGGTCACCCGGACCACCGCGCCCTGCAGCTGCAGCTGCGCGGCCACGTTGAGCGCCGGGGAGTCCCGGATGTCGTCGCTGTCGGGCTTGAAGGCTGCCCCCAGCACCGCCACCCGCTTGCCCAGCAGCGACCCGTCGCAGACCTCCCGCGCCAGCTCCACCATCCGGATCCGGCGGCGCATGTTGATGTTGTCCACCTCCCGCAGGAACGTCAGCGCCTGGTCGGCCCCCAACTCCCCCGCCCGCGCCATGAACGCCCGGATGTCCTTGGGCAGACAGCCGCCACCGAACCCCAGGCCGGCGTTGAGGAACTTGCGGCCGATCCGGTCGTCATAGCCGATGGCGTCGGCCAGCAGCTTCACGTCCGCGCCGGTGGCCTCACACAGCTCGGCCATCGCGTTGATGAAGGAGATCTTCGTGGCCAGGAACGAGTTGGCCGCCGTCTTCACCATCTCCGCGGTGGCGTAGTCGGTGACCACCTGCGGGGTGCCGGCCGCGACGATGGCCGCGTAGACCTCGTCCAACCGGGCCCGGGCGGTGTCGGCGTCGGCGCTGTTCGGCAGGCCGTAGACCAGCCGGTCCGGGTGCAGGGTGTCCTGCACGGCGAAGCCCTCGCGGAGGAACTCCGGGTTCCACGCCAGCATCGCGCCGGGCACCTTGCCCGACACGATGTCCGCCAGCCGCGCCGCCGTGCCCACCGGCACCGTGGACTTGCCCACCACCAGGTCACCGGGGTCCAGCACCTCCAGCAGCGACTCGACCGCGGCCTCCACGTAGCGCAGGTCTGCGGCGTACTCCCCCCGCTTCTGCGGCGTCCCCACGCACACGAAGTGCACGACGGCGTCCCGGGCGTCGGCGATGTCGGTGCTGAACCGCAACCGCCCGGAGGCCAGCGCGGAGGCGAGCAGCTCCTCGAACCCGGGTTCGAAGAAGGGTGCCCGGGCGGCGTTGAGCGCAGCCGTCCTGGACCTGTCGACGTCCACGCCGACGACCTCGTGACCGAGCTCGGCCATCGAGGCGGCGTGCACCGCCCCCAGATAGCCGCAGCCGACGACCGAGATCCTCATGCCACCACCCCGTCCGTGCTCGTCGCTCACCACGTCCCGGGCAGAACGTAGGGGCCCGCGGACCGCAGCGGCCCGCTCCGGCCAGCGGCCGGGCCGCCCGGCAGGCGCCTCGCGCCCGTCGTCACGCACCGAGCCCTCCCGCTCGCTGTCCGGTGACTCCCTGCACCCAGGCGCACGCGGATCGCGCCGACGGGGCGGGGCCGGCGGCGGGGCGACCGGACCGGGACCGACGGCCCCCTGGATGCCCGTCGTTGCCCCTAGGCTCCTGCGACCACACGGGACGGATGACCCTCTCTCCCCCCAGAGACTCGGCGGTGATGACCGATGGGCACCGAACTGAACGGCACCCGACCGCCCCTCAGCGACGTCACGGTGTGCGACGTCTACGGCGCCGGCGGGCACGCGCAGGTGGTGGTCGACGTGCTGCGCGCCCGCGGCATCCGGGTCCGGCGGCAGTACAACGACATGCCGTCCAACCAGCACCCCGCCAGCGTCGACGTGCACCCCGGCGTCCGGCTGGCCGACGCGGGACTATCGGCGTTCCTCGACGTGCCCGTCGTCATGGCGGTGGGCCGGAACGGTGAGCGCGCCGAGCTCGTCGCCATGATGACCGCCCGGTACCTGCGCGCCGTCCACCCGTCCGCGCTGATCGCCTCCTCGGCACGCATCGGTGAGGGGACGGTCGTGCTGCACGGCGCGATCGTCCAGCCGAACGCCCGGATCGGACGGCACGTCCTGGTCAACACGGCCGCCAGCGTCGACCACGACTGCGTCGTCGGGGACTTCGCGCACATCAGCCCGCACGCCACCCTGTGCGGCCACGTGCAGGTCGGTGAGGGGACCCACGTCGGCGCGGGTGCCGTCGCGATCCCGAAGGTGCGGATCGGCCGGTGGTGCCGGGTGGGGGCCGGGGCCGTCGTGCTGACCGACGTCCCCGACCACACCACCGTCGTGGGCAACCCGGCGCGGGTCGTCCCCGACCGCACCGGGGAACCGCCCCCGGACCGGACGGCGGACTGCCACCGCGGCCCGGCTCGGCTGGGCGCGGTGAGCTGATGGCGGCACCGGTCCACGACGCGTCGCGCATGGAGCGCACGGCCGGGCGGCCGACGGCGGACCACGACCTGGTCTTCGTCGGAGCCGGCGCCTCGACCGCCTACGTCCTGATGGGGCTGCTCGCCGCACTGGAGGACCGGCCGCCGGCCGCGCCGCTGCGGATCGGTGTCGTCGAGCGGGAGCCGGACGCCTTCTCCGGCATCGCCTACGGCGGACGCGCCGCGCGCGCCTCGCTGCTGATCACCTCGCTGCGCGACTTCCTCCCCGACGACGAGCGGGCGCTATTCGTCGCGTGGCTGGCGAGCAACAAGGACCGGGTGTTCACCGAGTTCGTGGCCGAGGCCGGTCCGCTGTCCGTGCGCTGGTGGGCGCGGCACCGGGCAGAGCTCGACCTCGACGAGTTCGAGTCCCTGTACCTCCCCCGGCACGTCTTCGGCACCTACCTCATGGAGCGGACCTGGCGTGCCATCGCCCGGGCGGAGGCGGCCGGGCTCGCCCGGACGGACGTGGTGCAGGACGAGGTCGGCTCGATCGAGCGCGCGGCCGGCGGCTACCTGCTGCACACCGGCAGCGGCGACGTCC comes from the Modestobacter italicus genome and includes:
- a CDS encoding class I SAM-dependent methyltransferase produces the protein MSRRIRPGAAAPAVSAVTDRAVRSARRQAFRAASLVAEVLFDWRAGVRTRGRVHNESRVADLSVGGDPQGYEPANILLWWRMMRAVPVAPGSSTFVDLGAGRGRPAILAAQRGHRRVVGVELDEHLVAEAQENLRRWRSRRRPTRGEDADVVVVHGDAAAHDLPGGPLVVCVYNAFGPTTLRHVLRRVCDVPQGGTDPVFLAYLNPVHAAVVTEFPQLVLHARATRWAVYRLQPDTSAPAPG
- a CDS encoding lipopolysaccharide biosynthesis protein; the protein is MSLPGPPRAAHRPALASLHVPLWSIVQAGVQMGVALLSARWLGPGDRGTLVLATTVASLLLLVSSVGTGAASRVVLAEPGRWWTWSRYLRLAAVLTVPHLVLAATVGVYLVTVLSGAGAGVRVAFVVYAVAALGAHLVREGLHGLGRHRTSIVLDVVAAAAQLALVAAAHAAAVYSATTALVIAAACYTGALLTGAVIGWRADAHSRTVAPAVVTTREWWHRVGESLAFSRFALVAALGQYYVVSGDRLVLGALGRSDQVGIYSVASTLASLAVMAALALTAPITRKTAERGSLQAWERAHVPVLALTGAAAVGVAVGGWFAIPLLLGPEFDQARTLLPVFCAAAVPYASCSIDAAASAGLRDLRTGAVAAVVGSVVMTALATAGYAAWGTHGVAIAVLVTYLVMACIARVRLRRAATALAAR
- a CDS encoding glycosyltransferase; this encodes MTSSPRPGGDAPVRLLYGITVAGSAETLLRGQLGWFRSRGWDVHVATSPGPLLDVVRDREEVVVHRLPMEREMAPAHDLRALARWTGLLRRLRPDVVNVGTPKAALLGCLAAWLTRVPARVYVMRGLRLEAAGSRPTRVVLWLAERLTIALATDVVCVSHSLRDEAVARRLFGRTDHPLVLGKGSSNGVDPDRWDPDLAAVDREAVRQGWRVGPAELVVGFVGRLTLDKGVDTLLAAVAELPDLPLRLLLVGSLDDPLLEPAIRALGDRVVRIEETDDVASAYAGMDVLCLPTRREGLPNVVLEAALAELPAITTTATGARDAVVDGVTGWLVPPGDAGALSAAIRACAASPDRARELGRAARARALADFDPQTIWRGLESVYLARLEAAHRPHGRWPGRGPAA
- a CDS encoding UDP-glucose dehydrogenase family protein, with protein sequence MRISVVGCGYLGAVHAASMAELGHEVVGVDVDRSRTAALNAARAPFFEPGFEELLASALASGRLRFSTDIADARDAVVHFVCVGTPQKRGEYAADLRYVEAAVESLLEVLDPGDLVVGKSTVPVGTAARLADIVSGKVPGAMLAWNPEFLREGFAVQDTLHPDRLVYGLPNSADADTARARLDEVYAAIVAAGTPQVVTDYATAEMVKTAANSFLATKISFINAMAELCEATGADVKLLADAIGYDDRIGRKFLNAGLGFGGGCLPKDIRAFMARAGELGADQALTFLREVDNINMRRRIRMVELAREVCDGSLLGKRVAVLGAAFKPDSDDIRDSPALNVAAQLQLQGAVVRVTDPAAIDNSRRLWPQLDYADTPEEAAERADAVLVSTEWTQYRELDPVAFGRVVKQKRVLDGRNALDRDAWETAGWTYRALGRRAG
- a CDS encoding acetyltransferase, translated to MGTELNGTRPPLSDVTVCDVYGAGGHAQVVVDVLRARGIRVRRQYNDMPSNQHPASVDVHPGVRLADAGLSAFLDVPVVMAVGRNGERAELVAMMTARYLRAVHPSALIASSARIGEGTVVLHGAIVQPNARIGRHVLVNTAASVDHDCVVGDFAHISPHATLCGHVQVGEGTHVGAGAVAIPKVRIGRWCRVGAGAVVLTDVPDHTTVVGNPARVVPDRTGEPPPDRTADCHRGPARLGAVS
- a CDS encoding GNAT family N-acetyltransferase translates to MGRPDDMRDVCLARVPVVTEAELAEHLRARGRRVVEHRSRWWRQIVPGFYRPVHDMARLTAREATRPTAACWGYQACLADDDAGHANAAVPAHVISDLAGFDEAALPKTRRHALRKVRERAELVELTGPAVLHDQGYEVLRSAHERTGYGRLPSREEFLADLAHLGEPASGVVLAGIVDGRLGGYLTGHAVDGTAYATSSVVATWALRANLGTGLHHEFLHACRRAGGITEVVDGLHAREDEGLCRHKELLGVPLRRLPARLVMVPGATTVIRRRSPDKYYRLSGRG
- a CDS encoding phosphatase PAP2 family protein, with translation MDWDRELLQVVAAHRVGWVDGVTRGLMTVGMSPLTYLAAFALCVVFAWVFHAWRVSVSALVAAVLAVALADVGKELVGRARPPQDLSLVTSSGLAMPSSIAAMTAAAATPVVLFGLRAADRTGRLVAVLLVLATVGTGLSMVYLGAHWLSDVLVGWLLGAAVGAGVLWLLDRVRVPRRSAASWPGTGNR
- a CDS encoding IS481 family transposase, producing MSHANARLTVHGRAELVRRVVEQGRPVAHVVVELNVSRATGYKWLARWRAEGPAGLFDRSSRAHRLPRKTPAELEQRVLALRGTRKLGPARIGPLVGLAPSTVHAVLTRHGLHRLAWLDRPTGELVRRYERARPGELVHVDVKKLGAIRAGGGWWAHGRGSAQHNNARTEQLAGRRVGYDYVHCAIDDHTRLAYAEIHPDEKAVTCAAFLHRAAAWFADHGIPRIERVMTDNAKAYRISHAWREALADLGAQPRFTRSYRPQTNGKAERFNRTLADEWAYIRPFTSSADRAAALPGWLHTYNHHRSHTALGGHPPISRITVNNGAGHYT